In a single window of the Salvelinus namaycush isolate Seneca unplaced genomic scaffold, SaNama_1.0 Scaffold1776, whole genome shotgun sequence genome:
- the LOC120037611 gene encoding endonuclease domain-containing 1 protein-like — translation MVTLSLLSLCLLSLLGVRGEVAPNFDNCEDSFFRNTPVSGLKIALPTPIEPNTQGLVNPAKCLSAYNAASPAYICQRNGNNYYFATLYDHGRRIPLYSAYQMDIEGVPGREGSIVYYEPQLVHPDLPPEQMDKIESSREIGKYNQNNECLERSPQYQRKYKLGWSQALNENFGSYDRGHLNPAGHHKEDASKATMTHTNVAPQDRKMNKGPWNRYETRLKDVLSAGCSKMYVVTGVVPGDTWVDQNKRVNVPSHYWNAYCCTDNNDNPLRSGGALGPNTNLSVVTEYNSVTDLETELRRLLNVDNNFNIFNGC, via the exons ATGGTGACTCTGTCCCTCttgtccctctgtctcctctccttgttGGGGGTCAGAGGGGAAGTGGCTCCAAATTTCGACAACTGCGAAGATTCTTTCTTCAGAAATACGCCAGTGTCTGGTCTGAAAATAGCTCTCCCCACTCCGATCGAGCCCAACACACAGGGCTTAGTGAATCCTGCGAAATGTCTCTCTGCTTACAATGCTGCCTCTCCTGCATACATCTGTCAGAGAAACGGTAACAACTATTACTTTGCCACTCTGTATGACCATGGCAGGAGGATCCCTCTGTACTCTGCCTATCAAATGGATATCGAAGGGGTCCCTGGCAGAGAGGGGTCCATAGTTTATTATGAACCACAG CTTGTGCATCCTGACCTACCACCAGAGCAAATGGATAAGATAGAATCCTCGCGTGAGATCGGGAAATACAACCAAAACAATGAATGCTTAGAACGCTCTCCACAATACCAACGGAAATACAAGCTGGGCTGGAGTCAGGCTCTCAATGAAAACTTTGGCTCGTATGACCGCGGGCACCTAAACCCCGCAGGACACCATAAAGAAGATGCATCCAAAGCCACCATGACCCATACCAACGTAGCTCCGCAAGATAGGAAGATGAACAAGGGGCCGTGGAACCGGTATGAGACGAGGCTGAAGGATGTTTTGAGTGCAGGCTGTAGTAAGATGTATGTGGTGACAGGGGTGGTCCCAGGCGACACGTGGGTAGACCAGAACAAGCGAGTCAATGTTCCGAGTCACTACTGGAATGCCTACTGCTGCACCGACAACAATGACAACCCTCTCAGATCTGGAGGTGCCTTGGGTCCTAACACAAATCTCAGTGTTGTTACAGAGTATAACTCTGTTACAGACCTTGAGACTGAGCTTAGAAGGCTACTGAATGTTGACAACAATTTCAACATTTTTAATGGCTGTTAG